A genomic region of Deinococcus sp. KSM4-11 contains the following coding sequences:
- a CDS encoding ABC transporter permease — MPSERLRPALVWQIAARDLLSTIRDRRTLNATILMPMILIPLFTLGLPLMLGSFIGGQQQERQKLGVVGELPPALRAALTKDETLADGTLVRAGVILEPVPDARAAVQSGTVDAAVQPATPIPTQAGHAQGTLEVYAKLNNMRAQAGAYSKVQDVVNAYNRTLTLDRLKTMGLDAGVLTPVTLKSVDASPPQEQRSGQLAFLVPMLMLQFILSGAMATAVDATAGEKERGTLESLLVAPVRRGEVVAGKLLATTITALTSACFSVLGFILSGLLVGVFTRGRSGASAEITQAMGGQLTLGVGGALALLGVALSAALLISALLITVGIYARSFKEAQTYIAPLSLAIVLPAVMLQFSDFLTLNTGLYALPLFGGMLTLLEIVRGSVTLSHVGVAILANLVGTTLLGLLARRSFNREEIIFRN; from the coding sequence ATGCCGTCTGAACGCCTCCGCCCGGCCCTGGTGTGGCAGATCGCGGCGCGCGACCTGCTCTCCACCATCCGTGACCGGCGCACGCTGAACGCTACGATCCTCATGCCCATGATCCTGATCCCGCTGTTCACCCTGGGCCTTCCCCTCATGCTGGGCAGTTTTATTGGCGGGCAGCAGCAGGAACGCCAGAAACTCGGGGTGGTCGGTGAGCTGCCGCCCGCCCTGCGCGCCGCCCTCACCAAGGACGAGACGTTGGCCGACGGCACGCTCGTCCGCGCCGGCGTGATCCTAGAGCCGGTGCCGGATGCTCGCGCCGCCGTGCAGTCCGGGACGGTGGACGCCGCCGTGCAGCCCGCCACGCCCATTCCTACGCAGGCTGGGCACGCCCAGGGCACCCTGGAGGTCTACGCCAAGCTGAACAACATGCGCGCCCAGGCGGGCGCCTACTCGAAGGTGCAGGACGTGGTGAACGCCTACAACCGCACCCTGACCCTCGACCGCCTGAAGACCATGGGCCTGGATGCCGGTGTTCTCACGCCCGTCACGCTCAAGAGCGTGGACGCGAGTCCGCCGCAGGAACAGCGCAGCGGACAGCTCGCGTTCCTGGTACCCATGCTGATGCTGCAATTCATTCTCAGCGGGGCCATGGCGACCGCCGTGGACGCCACCGCCGGAGAAAAGGAACGCGGCACTCTCGAAAGCCTGCTGGTCGCGCCGGTGCGGCGGGGGGAGGTCGTGGCCGGGAAACTGCTCGCCACGACCATCACAGCCCTGACCAGCGCGTGCTTCAGCGTGCTCGGCTTCATCCTCAGCGGCCTGCTGGTCGGCGTGTTCACACGGGGCCGCAGCGGAGCGAGCGCCGAGATCACGCAGGCGATGGGTGGTCAACTGACCCTAGGGGTCGGCGGCGCCCTGGCCCTGCTGGGCGTCGCCCTGAGCGCCGCGCTTCTGATCAGCGCCCTGCTCATCACGGTCGGAATCTACGCCCGGTCGTTCAAGGAAGCGCAGACGTACATCGCGCCCCTCTCCCTGGCGATCGTGCTGCCCGCCGTGATGTTGCAGTTCAGCGACTTCCTCACACTGAACACCGGCCTGTACGCCCTGCCGCTGTTCGGCGGCATGCTCACCCTGCTGGAAATCGTGCGGGGCAGCGTGACCCTCTCTCACGTCGGCGTGGCAATCCTCGCGAACCTGGTGGGCACTACCCTCCTGGGCCTGCTGGCCCGCCGCTCGTTCAACCGCGAGGAAATCATCTTCAGGAACTGA
- a CDS encoding metallophosphoesterase — MRLAIIADIHGNADALDAVLRDAHQQGAERVIVNGDVVNRGPDSVEVMTRLLAEPGVRFTLGNHDDLLRLWQTRSATLPADWFDDPFWGATAWSTEQLDRAGLLHVPQDWPHTLVLDEPGLPRVLIAHGTSEHYREGLSERTRPERVTALRQAADGSVYDVLIGSHIHRPAHSTTAGAVVMNTGAVGFPANGDPRAQYLLLTATLTGWDAEFRAVPYDRSGVIGRFQTSGLLGTGLSATIFLEELLSARSLYTPYWEWTEVGSLQRTPETWNRFLNGQLTPLY; from the coding sequence ATGCGCCTGGCGATCATCGCGGACATTCACGGAAACGCAGACGCCCTCGACGCCGTGCTGCGGGACGCCCACCAGCAGGGCGCGGAGCGCGTGATCGTCAACGGCGACGTCGTGAACCGTGGCCCCGATTCCGTGGAGGTCATGACCCGCCTGCTCGCCGAGCCTGGCGTCCGCTTCACCTTGGGAAACCACGACGACCTGCTCCGGCTGTGGCAGACGCGCAGCGCCACCCTGCCCGCCGACTGGTTCGACGATCCCTTCTGGGGGGCCACCGCGTGGAGCACCGAGCAACTCGACCGGGCCGGCCTGCTGCATGTGCCGCAGGATTGGCCACACACCCTTGTGCTGGATGAACCCGGCCTGCCTCGCGTGCTGATCGCCCACGGCACCTCGGAGCATTACCGTGAAGGGCTCAGCGAACGAACCCGCCCGGAGCGCGTGACAGCTCTCCGGCAGGCGGCCGACGGTTCCGTCTATGACGTTCTGATCGGCTCACACATCCACCGCCCGGCGCACTCCACTACAGCAGGCGCAGTCGTCATGAACACGGGCGCAGTCGGCTTTCCCGCCAATGGCGACCCCAGAGCCCAGTACCTGCTGCTCACGGCCACCTTGACTGGCTGGGACGCCGAGTTCCGCGCAGTACCCTACGACCGCAGCGGCGTCATCGGGCGCTTCCAGACCAGCGGCCTGCTGGGCACGGGCCTGAGTGCCACCATCTTCCTGGAGGAACTCCTCAGTGCCCGCAGCCTCTACACGCCGTACTGGGAGTGGACGGAAGTGGGAAGCCTCCAGCGCACGCCGGAGACCTGGAACCGATTTCTGAACGGCCAGCTCACGCCCCTTTACTGA